The genome window TCTGGACCCCGGCTGCAGAGCACAGGGGTTTCTTTCTTGTGTATGGCACTAGTGTGATGTCACATAACTGATTTTTAACCACTGTACGTCATCTACTTTTTTAGATGAATCCCCTTTCTCTTAAGTAGTAAGAGTAAATGAACTGTTTTGAATACAAATAATATGCTGTATATGGATTACATAGGAGTATTATGTTGAGTAGTATGCCTCGTACTGATGACTCTCTGCTGTATGCACCGTTTACGTAGATTTACCTCGTTCTCCATCAACACAGCTCATGAGAGTCCAGGAAGTCGGCAGAGAAGACGCCCACAGGCGTGGACATGTCCAGCGGGTGAagggcgccctctgctggcacAGACAGCGTCAGGTCCAGCCAGTCCATGTTGTCCATGCTGGCACTGTGCAAGGTCAAAGCAGAGGGCGCCGCGCCGCCACTAAAGTCCACATCCATGGCGGCGATCGCCGGTGAGTGCAAGTCGTCCATCAGCTTCAGAGTTTGTGGGTCAGCGTCTGCGCCCACCGTGCAGACCAGGAGGGCGTCCAGCCGGGTGTCGGGGCTCAGCGCTGGTGAGCAGTGTGGCAGTTTAAGGGGCACGGCAGGATGCTGGGCCACCTGGACCATGGGAGGAGGGCGGGACAGGACCGTGTTGACGGGAAGGACGGTTACACTGGCAGTGACAGGCAGAGGTTTGTCCAGGGTGGGAGGATCCTGTTTGACGAAAGGGGAGATTTCTGGAAAAGTACAGAGCACAACAACGTGTGAACATCCTCAAATCCTTACTCTGCTGTCCCGACTTTATTTACCATGCTTTAATGGAAGAAATAAAGATAATATAGATAGATAAGATAATGTGTGTATTGTAACGGTGGTCTGTAAAGTCGCTAAATATGCAGCCATTAACAGACATTATTTACAGCACAACTACAGTCCTGGCATATGGGTTCCATGTGGATGcagatatttcctgaaatgaCGGCGTCTTTACGGGGaactttttaaaaactgaaacagCAAAGAAAGTCATTGTTTATGTTGCGTGCCATTTCCGTCTAGACGTGGCCTTAGGAAACATGTTACATTGAAATACTTACGTTTCACTAATAACAATGGTGGTGTTTCCATGAAgtcaaaatgtatattttatcaCATATGTTACTTTGTTTGTCACCTACACACCAGTATATACAggttataaatgtaaaaaacaaatcaaagtcaAATCTGCTTCAGAATTTTTGATTCAAGAGTTTTTTAATGTCCAACCTCTCTTAAATTACgtaagaaatgtattgttttaagtaaaaaaaaaaagaaagaaagagaccaTGATGTTACAGGTGATTAAGAAAAcactaaatacattttcatctgcaaaatgtgtttgttctgttgtCACTCactcaaagacacaaatagaagcACTTgaacaccagcagagggcagcgtcTGAAATGCTAATTGATAACTGAGCTTAAAAATCCTCAGTCCTCCTCTCAAAAACGCCTCAAACAAGCATTTGCAAAGGACACTTTTTCTCCAGACAGTGAAGTACAGCAGGGATTTTTAGTCGAGGTTAgttatcactctctctctctctcatacacctTGTCTGTGAATATTTAacttatatgtttttttttactttataataAGGCTCACTTTTACCAATTATGAGTGGTAGTAACTTATTAGTAAAACATTGTGAAAAGCTACTGAATGACCTCGTTAATTACTGCTATATTTAGGGTGGTCTTACTGTAAAGTGGTGATGTTATAGCCCTCTAATTTAGTCTTTTCTAATCTAGCATTTATCTTTGAAGTTACATGTATATGTGACATCGAGTACGTGTGATTTCCTGTGTTAAAAGTTCTTTGTggtactttctttttttcttcaccctTGTTGAGGATTTAGACACAGAAGGTGTTGCAGCCTTGTTGTTGACGTTTGAACGTTTTATATTTATCTATGAAATGCAATGAACATGTGACTCTTCACAGCCCAACTGTCAGGTCAGAACAACAGATTGTTTGTTTGACAGGCTTTAGACTTGGCAGGTGAGTCACTCCGGGCACCGGTATCGCCTTTATATTGTTTAGATAAGAAAtaatctttctctccctagtttgtgtctttccctccctccctcctctactctccctctctctctctctgtctctctctctctatctctctatctctctgtgtcctcatcttgcaggttgcagggtccagatccagtttcaaggctattatttttataatacatatcatcaccattattatgctataattaaaagttgatatcagtataatttttatcaacaatctctgttgctgctgatataaatgacattggagttgtataaacatgtcatcactgactcagaactgtcctgttTAAACTTagaacttgatacaattgttgtgtatctgctcctggtctctttcttctgtctctacctcacctccctcttgtcctttctctcccccacctctcctctgtccccatttttcctttcaccccaaccggtcgaggcagatggccgtgCATCTCTGAGTCAGGCTCTGTCAGAtatttcttcttcctgttaaaagggagttttttttctcttcactgatgcctagtgtttgctcattgtgtgaattgttgggtttctctgctctccacgATGCACAGtgcttgagataatgtatgttagatagcggtaaaaaaaaaaaaaaaaaaaaaaaaaaaggctcacatAAAACGTGTGCagcacaagaaagaaaaattcTCACCACCGCTCTCAATCAACACATCAAACAGATCGTCCATCTGCTGACTCGCTGCACTGGGACTCTGCATAGAGGAATAACAATCATTGAATGTTTAACACTTCAAAGACATAAAGCAAAAAGTTTCACGTTCATTTCCCCGTGTATGTTTCACCTGAACAGCCGTCAGCATGCTGCGCGTCTGCTTGACCGCGTCTTCGTAGCGAGGCGGGTCTTTACACTTTGACACGTGGTGCGTGAACGTCGGCTGGTGCAACATCACCGTCGGCTGGTTGTGGCTGGGAGACTGTTGAGAGGAAACCGTTCCTTTTAAGTCCAAGACACCAACCGCCGTTTCAAATGCAGTTCACGTTGTACAGATCAAATCAGAGAGGATAAACAGGGCTAAGCAATTTAAACTACCTTATTCTCGGCTCCTGCAGGACAACTACTACTCGCTGGGAATGTGCTGAGTAAGCTCTGTGCTGCGGGATCCATTGTCCACGTCTGCAGAGGAAATGAGGACaggtcagcatgtgtgtgtgttaatgaatGCATTAAACGCAGTCAACGCGGGTGAAGTGCTTCCTGCAACAAGTATGGGAAAGTAGAGCAGTGcatcacactcactctctgtggGAGTTGTCTTGTGTTTAAGTCACCAAACGGCACAGGAAACATAAAAGATGACCACGGCTCTGAATCACCTGCTTTCAAAAGCTACACCATGAAACTTTTTCAAACCTTAAAAATAACAGCTATAAAATCATTCTAATGGCTTCTGCCCCTGAACCTTTCTCCTTGCACGTAACCTGTAAATGTAGTGTataacttttaaaaataaacactttaaattgtaaaattacttcacacagtgctgattcaTTCTGTCAGCTCCCCccctctgtttctcagtatagtcaTGTTTAGGCCGTGTGTTGCTCGGCGACAATCCCacactgcaaacaggaagtgattagtttTATGTCAAGgcagacagaggcagcagaaacagaaacagtgagtGCCTGTGAAgtttgagtgaaaacacaaaagggGCGTCCGTGGGCAGCGGTTTACAGGATAAACTTCTCAGCCAGTTCAAGGATAATGGCTCATCTGTCAGTTACTCTTATTTTCCACAGTTTTACAGTGTCCTCCACACCAGGGTCATAGGACACTGGAGCCAATGCCAGCTGATAGAGGGCGAAAGGCGAAAGGGAACACCCTGCACAGGTCGCCGAGTTCATCgcagggcacacacacaaagatgaacaagttttcactctcactctcactctccacTTAGCCTCTACAATTAAACTCCACACGCTCTTGGTCAAACTCGGACTCCAGTTCGGAGACGGCAGTGTCTCCTTAGATGAGACACTTCTGTTGCCAACAGTGTATGAATGGGTTTGATAGAAGCGTGATGGAAAAAGTACTGCActtagatgcactgtatgaatggaCAAATGGGCACAAACTGCAGGAGAAGGAGATGAAAAGAAACACAAGCCATTTAACATTTATCTTTGCAGTTTATTTACAAtctttgttctcagaaacttgatcaAGTGTTGAGtccaaacactttattttttcatccGAAAGTttactttcttttatttgagttttttgaGGCACTTGTATCTTAatcttttgtattatttttttttatttcatgagaTAGCTAAAAATATATGGGGCTTAAAATTCAGCATCAATTATACCAACCACCAAAAATCGGCATTGGCCAAAGAAAAACCCATATTGGTCGACCTCTAGTTTTTAGCTTAAGCTTTCTCTATGTACTTGTTTGACAGAGGTGACCATGTCGCTCCGAGATTGTTTTTGTACAGTAGTCCACATAAACCAATAAATACAAAAGAGagtctggtatgtgaaggccaccgtagttccctgacatgcttgggaaagggaagATGCCACTAATCCTCACTGActctcacacactgcaccttatAAGTGACTTGTGCTGGGTCGCCTTCGGCCGAACCATCACCACGTTCCTCCCCCTGCTTGTGAAAAGCAGAGCTGGTGCAGTGGAACTCATGAGAGCAATGTCAATCGGCGGTTTCTGTAGCTAATTCTGGCTGCACGTTGGGCTCAGAGCAGAAGGACGAACAGAGAGCGGCGAGGGCGCTTACGGTCAGCCGTCACTCAGAACCTGCTCCAGTCGCCCATGTTTCCACAggccttcatttttttttatttttttttatgtgatttcaCCACCCAGCCGAGGCCTGTTATTATCATGGCAACGAGGAAGATGTATTACCCATGGTAGCGTGCAACAGATtgttggagggggaaaaaaacacatgatatGTGATACACATGAAGCAGTGCCACCAAAAACACCGCGCAGCGTCTATGATGTGCGACTTAATGAGAATTTACTGCAAAGAAAACCACATTCGTGATTTCGGAGTGGCATGTGATTTCACATGCGGGCGATCACGCACAAGTTGGGGTTTGTATATTTTGAAGACATGTTTAAAACTACCATGAAACCACAGCTGATAGCGTAGACTAATAAGGAGGCAGAGCAAGGCCGTGTGTGCAAGCATTAGAGTGTTTTCTTACCTTTGTCAGTGGCGGAGTGTGAGCGCTGCGTTGCTGCTGTAAAGCTGCTGAGGCCTCTGTTTTCAGTGGCACCTGTCCAGAGGCCTGGATGATGCCTGGGGCCGGGCTGCTAACAGTAGTGTGTAATTTGATGCAGTTGGCAGGGATCTGGAGAGCGACTGCTGAGCTGGGGAGGGAAGCAGGCAGGAGGATCTGTGCTTCGGCCTGGACGGACTGCAGGGTTTCAGGCTGCTTGATGGTCTGATGGCTGATGATGAATTGGTTTGGAGGAGCGAAGTGGCACTGAGCTGCAGCCTCCTCCTGCTTCACCGCCACCGGCAGGCCAGGAGAGCTGCAGGACGCGGAGCAGTTTACGGGAGAACCGTTTTCCTCTTTGACCCGGACTGGAGTGAGAGGACAGAGCTGAGGTGGAGAATCTCCGTGCTGACTCCTCTTCTCCACCTCCAGCTGCATCTTCAGTTCCTCCACCAgcctctgctcctgctccagcTTCCTCATCAGCTCTTCAATCTGACGCTCCTTCTCGTACAGACGTTTGTCCTTTTCAGAGTCCTTGACTGAGTGCTTCCCATGCGTGGGTAACTCCTCCTGTGGAGCTCTCATGCAGGGAGCTGAGCAAGTTCTTGACTGAGCATCTGAGGATTTTGCTGGACTGTCTGCCATACTACTGTCCTCTATGCCCAGACTGGACACCTTGGAAGATATGGGGGACACAGGTGGAGTTAACTTTGTGTGTTCAGGCTGTGAGGCCACCGTTtccatggcagcagcagcattctgAATGTTAGATGTCTCCTGATACAACTTGAGCCTCTCGATCAGATCTGTCTTAGTGccagagacaggcagagaccTGCGCTTCAGTTCCATTTTCAGCTCAGCGACctgtaaacaacacattatCATAAAATGTCTTTGCTTTGGGCTCAAGTTTATAGTCAGACTGTGTGCAGGCAGCAATCTGTCACCTTCATCTCATCCAGATTGCCGGGTAAATGACGCTGCTTGCGGCTGGTGTGAGAGTGGCGCGGCGGGACGGGGGCAGATGCGACGTTTCCACTGGAACAGCTGGTTTGTACCTCAGTTGCTGGCCTGTTGTAATAAGACGGAAGAGAACAGGAGTACAGAATGTGAACTTGTACTCATTTTTCACAATTAATTGCTTATGTGTAGGAAATCGCGGGGCAGGAAATGTCAAGTATtagagacaaacagcagctGCGGTGAAACAGATGAGGCCACGAGCTTCACGTCATCTGGAGGCAGGTGCTCgtgtttgatttgttgtttgtaggaaatgaaaattcaaataaaaagtgaactCTAGAAGGAGGCAACATTTGTGATGAATCAATCAGTCAACGGCAATGAAGTCAAGCTTATAAGTCTGCGCACGTGTGTGCTGCGGAACGAAGCCATACTTTACTGTGGCGGGCAGCACAGACAGGTAgttgtactgctgctgctgctggcttaAGATCTGGAGCTGcaggaactgctgctgctgctgcaggaggcgAGCATACGCAGAGTCCATCGGCATCTCGTTGAGCTCCTGCTTCTGGTCCGGTGGTATGTACTGATGGTACTTCAGCTTTTTCACCCAAGGCTTGGGCTCTTTGCTCTTTTTGCTGCGGCCTTTGTCGCCAGGAAGCTTGGGCAGGCTctgctgcaaaacaaaacaaaacaaaggggaCATGTAAAACCTGAGAGCTGATCCAGTTTATCAAAGATTACAGTTAGTATTAGCCTGTGccaacattttatttctttatttattattatttttttaagccCTGAGCAGGAACATTGTTTGACACCCGTTGAGTTGTGCAGGATGGGGAAACGGGTAGTGGAAATGTGACTCTTATTGTTTTACCACCTGTAATTACAGGATGCACATGAAAATGGCTTGGCATAAAAGCAACAGGTTATAACCGTGAAACCAGAAACTCCAGAGTTGAGTTGAGCAAAGCACACACCCACCAATTTGTCAAATTAATTCCCCGATCGTATTccgagggagagagagttcATCTTATGCTCAAAGGATAACTGGATTAAGAGTAATGTACAAGTTATTGCTTCACCCTTGCACTTTAGATTTTTGGCCGAGGCTCTGCACAGCCTGAGCGAGGAGGGCCAGCAAGTCACTGCACCCTAATTGAAGACAAACTGTGGCTagcactgatttaaaaaaaaacaacaacaacaacaaaaaaacaaggaccTTTAAAACCTGTTGTGCATGTTTGACTTGGCCAAGTGCTGAATTTCACTTCACCCCTGAACTGATGTGACTTTCAGAATGATAAAACACAGACCCCGTGTCTTCTGACACCGTATCAGTCATCACATTTCCAAAGGaaacaagggaaaaaaacacacagtcaataaatcagaaaaacagagagcTGAGGTTATAAACTAAACTAactcatctttaaaaaaagaaagaaaaacaaagcctgctattttaattttaaggAAACTTAGCTCACCTTCACGAGAACTGGCCCTGGCGTGACAATGGGAGCGACAGTGGTGACTGACAGAGGTGTAGATGCTTGCACGTTGCTTTGTGGTTCACTGGCAGAGATGGGATTGACCAAATCTGATGAGAGCTGTGAGTTAGGTGACGAGGAGTGCtaagaaaaacaagaggaaaaaaaaagttgcttcaCTTGTTAATCATTAGTCCCAAGAGAAGCAACTAATTAGGACTAAAAACCAGATTAATTAGATAATTAAAAGTCAAACATAATAGTTAGTTAATTGTGTGCatatgcagaaaaacaaaaaaagtgtttcttcttttttcagtttaaaaaaaaaacctaaattcacaatataaatcttgACAAGAGACACAAAATTTGTGCAAAAATATAATACTTCTGACTATTTTACTGCTGATTTTGTAACaccaaatgttattttgaataGGTAAACCAGACACCTTCCAAGAAATACATGTTTGTTACGCAAATCACAAGTTtttatgaatgtgttatttcataAATCTTAAGTAAAAGGCTGGGAAAATAGCTGCAAAAATGTATTTggcaacctaaaaaa of Solea solea chromosome 16, fSolSol10.1, whole genome shotgun sequence contains these proteins:
- the mrtfbb gene encoding myocardin-related transcription factor B isoform X3 translates to MGLQTWPPSKPALSSMACLDVETPSICRVLQLCLQQRRTREQLVEQGIMPPLKTPAAFHEQIRSLERAKTGNFLKHKLCSRPDRSDLVRMHILQETKAEASLHATQMKLKRARLTDDLNEKIAQRPGPMVLVEKKILPAVDSAAEEATDGDKANHSKAADVYSFDEDSADALSPEQPFSQETPGSTSASLIESTSFSSQLNSPTQHSSSPNSQLSSDLVNPISASEPQSNVQASTPLSVTTVAPIVTPGPVLVKQSLPKLPGDKGRSKKSKEPKPWVKKLKYHQYIPPDQKQELNEMPMDSAYARLLQQQQQFLQLQILSQQQQQYNYLSVLPATVKPATEVQTSCSSGNVASAPVPPRHSHTSRKQRHLPGNLDEMKVAELKMELKRRSLPVSGTKTDLIERLKLYQETSNIQNAAAAMETVASQPEHTKLTPPVSPISSKVSSLGIEDSSMADSPAKSSDAQSRTCSAPCMRAPQEELPTHGKHSVKDSEKDKRLYEKERQIEELMRKLEQEQRLVEELKMQLEVEKRSQHGDSPPQLCPLTPVRVKEENGSPVNCSASCSSPGLPVAVKQEEAAAQCHFAPPNQFIISHQTIKQPETLQSVQAEAQILLPASLPSSAVALQIPANCIKLHTTVSSPAPGIIQASGQVPLKTEASAALQQQRSAHTPPLTKTWTMDPAAQSLLSTFPASSSCPAGAENKSPSHNQPTVMLHQPTFTHHVSKCKDPPRYEDAVKQTRSMLTAVQSPSAASQQMDDLFDVLIESGEISPFVKQDPPTLDKPLPVTASVTVLPVNTVLSRPPPMVQVAQHPAVPLKLPHCSPALSPDTRLDALLVCTVGADADPQTLKLMDDLHSPAIAAMDVDFSGGAAPSALTLHSASMDNMDWLDLTLSVPAEGALHPLDMSTPVGVFSADFLDSHELC
- the mrtfbb gene encoding myocardin-related transcription factor B isoform X2, which codes for MGLQTWPPSKPALSSMACLDVETPSICRGKFKSVLQLCLQQRRTREQLVEQGIMPPLKTPAAFHEQIRSLERAKTGNFLKHKLCSRPDRSDLVRMHILQETKAEASLHATQMKLKRARLTDDLNEKIAQRPGPMVLVEKKILPAVDSAAEEATDGDKANHSKAADVYSFDEDSADALSPEQPFSQETPGSTSASLIESTSFSSQLNSPTQHSSSPNSQLSSDLVNPISASEPQSNVQASTPLSVTTVAPIVTPGPVLVKSLPKLPGDKGRSKKSKEPKPWVKKLKYHQYIPPDQKQELNEMPMDSAYARLLQQQQQFLQLQILSQQQQQYNYLSVLPATVKPATEVQTSCSSGNVASAPVPPRHSHTSRKQRHLPGNLDEMKVAELKMELKRRSLPVSGTKTDLIERLKLYQETSNIQNAAAAMETVASQPEHTKLTPPVSPISSKVSSLGIEDSSMADSPAKSSDAQSRTCSAPCMRAPQEELPTHGKHSVKDSEKDKRLYEKERQIEELMRKLEQEQRLVEELKMQLEVEKRSQHGDSPPQLCPLTPVRVKEENGSPVNCSASCSSPGLPVAVKQEEAAAQCHFAPPNQFIISHQTIKQPETLQSVQAEAQILLPASLPSSAVALQIPANCIKLHTTVSSPAPGIIQASGQVPLKTEASAALQQQRSAHTPPLTKTWTMDPAAQSLLSTFPASSSCPAGAENKSPSHNQPTVMLHQPTFTHHVSKCKDPPRYEDAVKQTRSMLTAVQSPSAASQQMDDLFDVLIESGEISPFVKQDPPTLDKPLPVTASVTVLPVNTVLSRPPPMVQVAQHPAVPLKLPHCSPALSPDTRLDALLVCTVGADADPQTLKLMDDLHSPAIAAMDVDFSGGAAPSALTLHSASMDNMDWLDLTLSVPAEGALHPLDMSTPVGVFSADFLDSHELC
- the mrtfbb gene encoding myocardin-related transcription factor B isoform X4; this encodes MPPLKTPAAFHEQIRSLERAKTGNFLKHKLCSRPDRSDLVRMHILQETKAEASLHATQMKLKRARLTDDLNEKIAQRPGPMVLVEKKILPAVDSAAEEATDGDKANHSKAADVYSFDEDSADALSPEQPFSQETPGSTSASLIESTSFSSQLNSPTQHSSSPNSQLSSDLVNPISASEPQSNVQASTPLSVTTVAPIVTPGPVLVKQSLPKLPGDKGRSKKSKEPKPWVKKLKYHQYIPPDQKQELNEMPMDSAYARLLQQQQQFLQLQILSQQQQQYNYLSVLPATVKPATEVQTSCSSGNVASAPVPPRHSHTSRKQRHLPGNLDEMKVAELKMELKRRSLPVSGTKTDLIERLKLYQETSNIQNAAAAMETVASQPEHTKLTPPVSPISSKVSSLGIEDSSMADSPAKSSDAQSRTCSAPCMRAPQEELPTHGKHSVKDSEKDKRLYEKERQIEELMRKLEQEQRLVEELKMQLEVEKRSQHGDSPPQLCPLTPVRVKEENGSPVNCSASCSSPGLPVAVKQEEAAAQCHFAPPNQFIISHQTIKQPETLQSVQAEAQILLPASLPSSAVALQIPANCIKLHTTVSSPAPGIIQASGQVPLKTEASAALQQQRSAHTPPLTKTWTMDPAAQSLLSTFPASSSCPAGAENKSPSHNQPTVMLHQPTFTHHVSKCKDPPRYEDAVKQTRSMLTAVQSPSAASQQMDDLFDVLIESGEISPFVKQDPPTLDKPLPVTASVTVLPVNTVLSRPPPMVQVAQHPAVPLKLPHCSPALSPDTRLDALLVCTVGADADPQTLKLMDDLHSPAIAAMDVDFSGGAAPSALTLHSASMDNMDWLDLTLSVPAEGALHPLDMSTPVGVFSADFLDSHELC
- the mrtfbb gene encoding myocardin-related transcription factor B isoform X1; protein product: MGLQTWPPSKPALSSMACLDVETPSICRGKFKSVLQLCLQQRRTREQLVEQGIMPPLKTPAAFHEQIRSLERAKTGNFLKHKLCSRPDRSDLVRMHILQETKAEASLHATQMKLKRARLTDDLNEKIAQRPGPMVLVEKKILPAVDSAAEEATDGDKANHSKAADVYSFDEDSADALSPEQPFSQETPGSTSASLIESTSFSSQLNSPTQHSSSPNSQLSSDLVNPISASEPQSNVQASTPLSVTTVAPIVTPGPVLVKQSLPKLPGDKGRSKKSKEPKPWVKKLKYHQYIPPDQKQELNEMPMDSAYARLLQQQQQFLQLQILSQQQQQYNYLSVLPATVKPATEVQTSCSSGNVASAPVPPRHSHTSRKQRHLPGNLDEMKVAELKMELKRRSLPVSGTKTDLIERLKLYQETSNIQNAAAAMETVASQPEHTKLTPPVSPISSKVSSLGIEDSSMADSPAKSSDAQSRTCSAPCMRAPQEELPTHGKHSVKDSEKDKRLYEKERQIEELMRKLEQEQRLVEELKMQLEVEKRSQHGDSPPQLCPLTPVRVKEENGSPVNCSASCSSPGLPVAVKQEEAAAQCHFAPPNQFIISHQTIKQPETLQSVQAEAQILLPASLPSSAVALQIPANCIKLHTTVSSPAPGIIQASGQVPLKTEASAALQQQRSAHTPPLTKTWTMDPAAQSLLSTFPASSSCPAGAENKSPSHNQPTVMLHQPTFTHHVSKCKDPPRYEDAVKQTRSMLTAVQSPSAASQQMDDLFDVLIESGEISPFVKQDPPTLDKPLPVTASVTVLPVNTVLSRPPPMVQVAQHPAVPLKLPHCSPALSPDTRLDALLVCTVGADADPQTLKLMDDLHSPAIAAMDVDFSGGAAPSALTLHSASMDNMDWLDLTLSVPAEGALHPLDMSTPVGVFSADFLDSHELC